The Candidatus Nitrosymbiomonas proteolyticus genome has a segment encoding these proteins:
- a CDS encoding dihydrolipoamide dehydrogenase: protein MSQIIEQLEHISLAEENPKTMPNDSFDADITIIGAGPGGYVAAIRAAQLGAKTVCVEKEYLGGTCLNWGCIPSKAMIASVERLNQVKHAGALGVVVEGEAKIDFKKFSERRDKIVTTQRGGIGMLFKKNGVRHVEGFAKFIDPNTLEVAKDGKTERIRSKNFVLAMGSSVMMLDIPGLKGGRDEGVWTSDDAVTAPHVPKSMLIVGGGAVGVEFAYVFNGLGSQVTLVEIMPNLIPMMDTDLGVELGKLLGRQGIAIRTSSTLEKVEKAKGGWKCFLKKGTETETVEVEVVMLGVGRKANTEGMNLEKVGVKLHRRGVEVVDDSLRTHARNIYAIGDVTGRIQLAHVASAEGIHVVTNIVKGGDAKFDYKAVPNCVYTVPEVSSVGLSQSEAEAQGHEVTVGKFAFRPLGKAMAIAEQDGFVKVVAEKKYGEVLGVHMIGAHVSDMIAAATVALSHEATVDSLAATIHAHPTMAEAMLEAYEDAGGHAIHKV, encoded by the coding sequence GTGTCGCAAATCATCGAACAACTCGAACACATTTCCCTCGCAGAGGAGAACCCGAAAACCATGCCGAACGACTCTTTCGACGCTGACATCACGATCATTGGAGCGGGCCCTGGCGGCTATGTGGCGGCGATTCGGGCGGCGCAACTCGGCGCGAAGACCGTGTGCGTCGAAAAGGAATACCTTGGGGGAACCTGCCTCAATTGGGGCTGCATTCCGAGCAAGGCGATGATCGCCAGCGTCGAGCGTCTGAATCAGGTCAAGCACGCGGGCGCGCTTGGGGTCGTCGTCGAGGGCGAGGCGAAGATCGACTTCAAGAAGTTCTCGGAGCGGCGCGACAAGATCGTCACGACCCAGCGCGGCGGAATCGGGATGCTCTTCAAGAAAAACGGCGTACGGCACGTCGAAGGCTTCGCAAAGTTCATCGACCCGAACACCCTCGAGGTCGCCAAAGATGGCAAGACCGAAAGAATCCGCTCGAAGAACTTCGTGCTGGCCATGGGATCGTCGGTGATGATGCTCGACATTCCCGGCCTGAAAGGGGGCAGAGACGAGGGCGTATGGACCTCGGACGACGCCGTTACCGCCCCCCACGTTCCCAAGTCGATGCTGATCGTCGGGGGCGGCGCGGTGGGCGTCGAGTTTGCGTACGTTTTCAACGGGCTCGGCAGCCAAGTCACGCTCGTCGAAATCATGCCGAATCTGATCCCGATGATGGACACCGACCTCGGCGTCGAACTCGGCAAGCTGCTGGGGCGGCAAGGGATCGCCATCAGGACCTCTTCGACCCTCGAGAAGGTCGAAAAGGCCAAGGGCGGTTGGAAGTGCTTCCTCAAGAAGGGAACGGAGACGGAGACCGTCGAGGTCGAGGTGGTGATGCTCGGCGTCGGGCGCAAGGCCAACACCGAAGGAATGAACCTTGAAAAGGTCGGGGTGAAGCTGCACCGGCGCGGGGTCGAGGTGGTGGACGACAGCCTTCGCACCCACGCGCGAAACATCTACGCCATCGGCGACGTGACGGGCCGAATCCAATTGGCGCACGTCGCATCGGCTGAGGGGATTCATGTGGTGACGAACATCGTGAAGGGAGGGGACGCGAAGTTCGACTACAAAGCGGTCCCGAACTGCGTTTACACGGTGCCGGAAGTGTCGTCCGTGGGGCTATCGCAAAGCGAGGCGGAAGCTCAGGGGCACGAAGTAACGGTCGGCAAGTTCGCTTTTCGGCCGTTGGGCAAAGCGATGGCAATCGCCGAGCAGGACGGCTTTGTGAAGGTCGTCGCTGAGAAGAAGTACGGGGAGGTGCTGGGCGTCCACATGATCGGGGCGCACGTCTCCGACATGATCGCCGCAGCGACGGTGGCGCTTTCCCACGAAGCCACCGTAGATTCCCTAGCGGCTACGATCCACGCCCACCCGACCATGGCCGAGGCGATGCTCGAAGCCTACGAAGATGCGGGCGGCCACGCGATTCACAAAGTCTAA
- a CDS encoding 7-cyano-7-deazaguanine reductase: MIETFPNPAPERNYWIRHETSEFTSVCPKTGNPDFATVIVEYVPDRLCIELKSLKLYFFGFRNEGIFFEAVINRIHDDLVAVCGPRWIRVTGKFNVRGGIGSSIVAESGKTNLRTPLP, encoded by the coding sequence ATGATCGAGACTTTTCCCAACCCCGCGCCTGAGCGCAACTACTGGATTCGGCACGAGACGTCCGAGTTCACGAGCGTCTGCCCTAAAACCGGCAACCCCGACTTCGCAACCGTCATCGTCGAATACGTCCCCGATCGACTGTGCATCGAACTAAAATCGCTCAAGCTGTACTTTTTCGGGTTTCGAAACGAGGGCATTTTTTTCGAAGCAGTCATCAATCGCATCCACGATGACCTCGTAGCGGTTTGCGGCCCCCGTTGGATTCGAGTTACCGGCAAGTTCAACGTCCGGGGCGGCATTGGCTCGTCCATAGTCGCCGAATCGGGAAAAACCAACCTGCGCACGCCCCTGCCCTGA
- a CDS encoding hemolysins containing CBS domain, with translation MEASDLASLLASIGLVLANMFFVAAEYSLVGCRKSHMQALSRRGNRWAAMVVQALDRIHDYVAGIQIAITMCGVGAGSITEPYLTALLRNWFGAGVDRRFSFALAFLLVTYVIVVVGELLPKYLTLRASERVALAVIGPLRVVVTILKPVIFVFRSTGTLLLRLFGVRIDEETKNHLTREELLLLLRSQHEEGAIEVLHAGMVAKALRLDRLDAADIMVHRLDIQWVDVDTPKDKVLAEVRRIPHSRFPVCRNDVDEVVGIVYLHDVVRQLDLPDFSLERIARPAVMVPETLTLDKAIGIMREERTQILIVADEYGGTSGLITLEDIVEEVFGELEDSLESEQEAIRLLPGGRISARAEVRFDEIVEKLGIELEEEPGTETLATLMVNSLERVPRLGDTVDTPLGVMRIENMARNRITRLSIQLSQSVRAQANGEA, from the coding sequence ATGGAAGCTTCGGACTTAGCGTCCCTGCTGGCCAGCATAGGTCTGGTGCTCGCCAATATGTTCTTTGTGGCTGCCGAGTACTCTCTCGTCGGCTGCCGGAAGAGCCACATGCAGGCGCTCAGCAGACGGGGCAACCGCTGGGCGGCGATGGTGGTCCAGGCTCTCGACCGCATCCACGACTACGTAGCCGGAATTCAAATCGCGATCACGATGTGCGGAGTCGGCGCGGGTTCGATCACGGAACCCTATCTGACCGCGCTTCTTCGGAACTGGTTTGGAGCGGGAGTCGACCGCAGATTCAGCTTCGCTCTGGCATTCCTTCTCGTCACCTACGTGATCGTCGTCGTTGGCGAACTGTTGCCGAAGTATCTAACCTTGCGCGCCTCTGAAAGGGTCGCTCTGGCAGTGATCGGTCCCTTGCGAGTCGTTGTGACGATTCTCAAGCCGGTGATTTTCGTTTTTCGCTCGACGGGTACTTTGTTGCTGCGCCTGTTTGGGGTTAGGATCGACGAGGAGACCAAGAACCATCTCACTCGCGAGGAACTGCTGCTGCTTCTGCGCTCCCAGCATGAAGAAGGCGCGATCGAAGTCCTTCACGCTGGGATGGTCGCCAAGGCGCTACGTCTCGACCGTCTGGACGCCGCGGACATCATGGTTCACCGGCTCGACATTCAGTGGGTGGACGTGGATACGCCCAAGGATAAGGTGCTCGCCGAGGTGCGGCGGATTCCGCACAGCCGCTTCCCGGTGTGCCGTAACGACGTGGACGAGGTCGTCGGTATCGTGTATTTGCACGACGTAGTGCGTCAGTTGGACCTCCCTGACTTTTCACTCGAGAGAATCGCCCGTCCTGCGGTCATGGTTCCTGAAACTCTCACGCTCGACAAAGCGATCGGCATCATGCGCGAGGAGAGGACACAGATTCTCATCGTTGCGGACGAGTACGGCGGCACGAGCGGGCTCATCACGCTGGAAGACATCGTCGAAGAAGTGTTCGGGGAACTGGAGGACAGCCTCGAATCTGAGCAGGAGGCGATCCGGTTGCTCCCAGGGGGGCGGATTTCCGCGCGCGCTGAAGTGAGATTCGATGAGATCGTCGAGAAGCTGGGAATCGAGTTGGAGGAAGAACCGGGTACGGAGACGCTTGCGACCCTGATGGTGAACTCGCTCGAACGCGTGCCCCGGCTGGGCGATACGGTGGACACCCCGCTTGGGGTGATGCGAATCGAAAACATGGCGAGGAACCGCATCACGCGCCTTTCGATTCAGCTCTCGCAGTCGGTCCGCGCCCAAGCGAACGGCGAAGCGTAG
- a CDS encoding dihydrodipicolinate synthase: MLKPGVYPAAVTPFGLKGEVDGASLAKLLAYFESAGCQGCAVGGSNGEGYSLIAREKKELLESQAAAWRNLKPILGVATSSIEECAWLCRRAEELGAVPLVMAPGYYPHATEELLHRWFLSVLDRSTFPLLLYNFPQRAGAEISPQLLKSLTHHPNLLGIKDSSGRADNLGEFREVLTSPEHRLFVGDETLLGDALAAGWHGTISGAANVIPEWLSSVVSEYFEGSRPSALAKFEYVLPCIQAIRKAPQPGCHKAILKARGILEHSSMRPPLTEPSQEEIDRVEAAVRALEGKEPVSVPRPPDSP, translated from the coding sequence ATGTTGAAGCCTGGCGTATACCCCGCAGCCGTGACCCCATTTGGCCTGAAGGGCGAGGTGGATGGCGCCTCGTTGGCGAAGCTGCTGGCCTACTTCGAAAGCGCCGGATGCCAGGGGTGCGCTGTAGGGGGAAGCAACGGCGAAGGGTACTCGCTGATCGCGCGGGAAAAGAAAGAATTGCTTGAGTCTCAGGCGGCAGCCTGGCGAAATCTGAAGCCGATCCTTGGCGTCGCGACGTCTTCCATCGAGGAATGCGCGTGGCTCTGCCGACGAGCCGAGGAGTTAGGGGCCGTTCCTCTCGTGATGGCGCCCGGATACTATCCCCATGCGACGGAAGAGTTGCTGCATCGGTGGTTCCTGTCGGTGCTCGATCGCTCGACGTTCCCCCTGCTTCTTTACAATTTCCCGCAACGGGCCGGTGCGGAGATCTCTCCCCAACTCCTGAAGTCACTCACCCACCACCCCAACCTGCTTGGGATCAAGGACAGTTCAGGGCGGGCCGATAACCTCGGCGAGTTTCGGGAGGTCCTTACGAGTCCTGAGCACAGGCTGTTCGTGGGGGATGAAACCCTCCTTGGGGACGCCCTTGCCGCCGGATGGCACGGGACAATCAGCGGAGCGGCCAACGTGATCCCTGAGTGGCTTTCGAGCGTGGTGAGCGAGTACTTCGAGGGTAGCCGCCCGTCCGCGCTTGCGAAGTTCGAATACGTCCTGCCCTGCATCCAAGCGATCCGAAAAGCGCCGCAACCGGGCTGCCACAAGGCGATTCTGAAGGCGCGAGGAATTCTCGAGCACTCCTCCATGCGGCCGCCCCTAACCGAGCCAAGCCAAGAGGAGATCGACCGTGTTGAGGCAGCCGTGCGAGCCCTCGAAGGCAAAGAGCCCGTTTCTGTGCCCCGTCCGCCGGATTCGCCATAA
- a CDS encoding NADH-specific enoyl-ACP reductase: MLLKGKKGLVLSVTNDRSIGWAIADAAASEGAEVGVGAQNDRMMERVEPLLEGRSNLKPFMVDFQFDDQMEALRDSVAAAYGKIDFLVHSAAFAKKEDLSGRFLDTSRDGFATALDVSCYSLVKLCQVLEGVIADDASVVTISYLGSQRVVGNYNVMGVAKAALEASARYLSVDLGVRGIRVNVLSPGPINTVAARGVRGLLDMIGHVQERAPLKREFGQREVAQSALYLLSDLSVGVTGQILYIDSGYNIVGL; this comes from the coding sequence ATGCTACTCAAGGGCAAGAAAGGGCTCGTGCTCAGCGTAACCAACGACCGCAGCATCGGCTGGGCAATTGCCGATGCCGCTGCCAGCGAGGGCGCTGAGGTGGGTGTGGGGGCGCAGAACGACCGCATGATGGAGCGCGTCGAGCCCCTTCTCGAAGGTCGATCCAACCTCAAGCCGTTCATGGTGGACTTCCAGTTCGACGACCAGATGGAGGCGCTCCGGGATTCGGTCGCCGCAGCCTATGGCAAGATCGACTTCCTCGTACACTCGGCGGCCTTTGCGAAGAAGGAGGACCTTTCGGGCAGGTTTCTCGACACCTCGCGCGACGGGTTCGCGACCGCGCTCGACGTCTCCTGTTACTCGTTGGTGAAGCTGTGTCAAGTGCTGGAAGGGGTGATCGCCGACGACGCCAGCGTGGTCACGATCAGCTACTTGGGCTCGCAGCGCGTCGTGGGCAACTACAATGTGATGGGCGTGGCTAAGGCCGCTCTCGAAGCTTCGGCGCGGTACCTGTCGGTCGATTTGGGAGTTCGGGGGATTCGCGTCAACGTCCTTTCGCCGGGACCTATCAACACCGTCGCCGCGCGCGGGGTTCGGGGACTGCTCGACATGATCGGCCATGTTCAAGAACGCGCGCCCCTCAAGCGGGAATTCGGCCAAAGAGAGGTGGCGCAATCCGCGCTCTACCTGTTGAGCGACTTGAGCGTAGGGGTCACGGGTCAAATCCTCTATATCGACAGTGGGTACAACATCGTCGGTCTTTGA
- a CDS encoding glutamate formiminotransferase, with product MALLLTIPQWSLGRDRVLTSAVEDLIRGANVSFHYCRSDVDLNRTVTAFSGKPNHVIGTLYELCSLYFDRIDLNRHVGAFPRIGALDVCPFVEVGGGGWTGGKEALLSVARAFGERLARTYDLPVFLYERSEGVRSESELAELRLGGFGGLMGKKLSSDYGPTQVHPRLGVTYTGVRDFVIALHFTFADADSRIAKRLAGSVRRLRQEGDERFLGVRALATYLPSRRRGLVSLNLTLPDLTPVDPIVEFLNQQTRKMYRTPSPAHLVGAIRERDVPGATKLAIAPEQVVSEVRTEA from the coding sequence GTGGCGCTCCTGCTCACAATTCCTCAATGGTCGCTCGGTAGGGATCGAGTCCTGACTTCCGCCGTCGAGGACTTAATCAGGGGTGCGAACGTGAGTTTCCATTACTGCCGATCCGATGTCGATCTCAACCGAACCGTCACGGCGTTCAGCGGCAAGCCCAACCACGTTATCGGAACCCTCTATGAACTCTGCTCTCTCTATTTCGACCGTATCGACCTCAACCGCCACGTGGGCGCATTTCCCCGAATTGGCGCGCTCGATGTTTGCCCGTTCGTCGAAGTCGGGGGAGGGGGCTGGACCGGCGGGAAGGAGGCGCTCCTTTCGGTCGCCCGCGCCTTCGGCGAACGTCTCGCGAGAACCTACGATCTGCCTGTGTTTCTGTACGAGCGGTCGGAAGGCGTGCGAAGCGAGTCCGAACTCGCGGAACTCAGGCTTGGGGGGTTTGGCGGCCTGATGGGGAAGAAGCTCTCGTCCGATTACGGCCCCACGCAGGTTCATCCTCGCCTTGGCGTCACCTACACGGGCGTAAGGGACTTCGTGATCGCTCTCCACTTCACGTTTGCCGACGCCGACAGCCGGATCGCCAAGCGGCTCGCCGGAAGCGTCCGAAGGCTCCGTCAAGAAGGCGACGAACGGTTCCTCGGGGTCCGGGCTCTTGCAACCTACCTACCGTCCCGTAGGCGCGGGCTGGTCAGCCTTAACCTGACCTTGCCCGATCTCACTCCCGTCGATCCCATCGTGGAGTTCCTCAACCAGCAGACTCGCAAGATGTACCGCACCCCAAGCCCTGCTCACTTGGTCGGTGCCATCCGCGAACGGGACGTGCCAGGGGCCACCAAGCTCGCGATCGCGCCGGAGCAGGTCGTCTCGGAGGTGCGAACTGAAGCGTGA
- a CDS encoding phosphoribosylaminoimidazole carboxylase — protein sequence MGLRCLSIDPSLQSPSSRIAESLQAELGDPEALVEVLSRCHRVTLENEFVPATSIQRALDASGADPGILTPPLDSLATVQDKLLQRQALARAGVPSPRALALEGDGSQAVRQLGFPMVLKARFGGYDGKGTRFVRDLEQLESLRAEWGNGGWLAEQFVEFRRELAAMVFIGGQSRGTFPTMETIQVNHVCDLVFPCDADGSEIALAAVEAVGGKGLFGVELFELEDGSILVNELAPRPHNTGHYTLDWGGVSQFEQHVRLVMGWPAVEPLGWATCMANLLGIQPSGDYRKGIEAALKDPEVRVHWYEKEPARHGRKMGHLNVPGRSWGYSPQETPSLVRRAREARDRFYEAWAEHAGQQVE from the coding sequence ATGGGGCTGCGGTGTCTTTCGATCGATCCTTCGCTTCAGAGTCCGTCTTCTCGCATCGCCGAGTCCTTGCAGGCCGAACTCGGCGACCCCGAAGCCCTCGTCGAGGTCTTGAGCCGGTGCCACCGCGTTACACTGGAGAATGAGTTCGTCCCGGCGACCTCGATTCAACGAGCGCTGGACGCATCCGGAGCCGACCCAGGGATTCTCACGCCGCCCCTCGATTCCTTGGCTACGGTCCAAGACAAGCTTCTTCAACGGCAGGCGCTCGCAAGGGCCGGAGTTCCGTCTCCACGGGCGCTCGCGCTGGAGGGCGACGGGTCCCAAGCCGTGCGTCAACTCGGCTTCCCAATGGTGCTCAAGGCTCGGTTTGGAGGTTACGATGGCAAAGGCACGAGGTTCGTTCGTGACTTAGAGCAGTTGGAATCGCTCCGAGCAGAATGGGGCAACGGCGGCTGGCTCGCCGAGCAGTTCGTCGAGTTTCGCCGCGAGCTCGCCGCAATGGTCTTTATCGGCGGGCAATCTCGAGGGACCTTCCCGACGATGGAGACGATCCAAGTGAACCACGTGTGCGACCTTGTGTTCCCCTGCGACGCCGACGGGAGCGAGATCGCGCTTGCGGCAGTCGAGGCCGTAGGAGGTAAGGGACTGTTCGGGGTGGAGCTTTTCGAACTCGAAGACGGCAGCATCTTGGTCAACGAACTAGCCCCCAGACCCCACAACACAGGGCATTACACGCTCGATTGGGGAGGCGTCAGTCAGTTCGAGCAGCATGTACGCCTGGTCATGGGGTGGCCGGCAGTAGAGCCGCTCGGCTGGGCGACCTGCATGGCAAACCTCCTCGGGATTCAACCTTCAGGCGACTACCGAAAGGGGATCGAAGCGGCGCTGAAAGACCCTGAGGTCAGAGTGCATTGGTACGAGAAGGAGCCCGCGCGGCACGGGCGCAAAATGGGTCACCTGAACGTACCGGGTCGAAGCTGGGGGTATTCCCCCCAAGAAACCCCCTCGCTCGTGCGGCGGGCGCGGGAGGCCCGAGACCGATTCTATGAGGCGTGGGCCGAACATGCAGGCCAGCAAGTAGAATGA
- a CDS encoding prolyl oligopeptidase has protein sequence MIEFGIALGLLAAPLMPDAQVTDLMKPNDKLQYPETRRQDVSEMKFGVRVEDPYRWLENPDEPDVRTWIEAQNKLTFDYLGRIPERTPIKDRLRKVWNYERFGIPEKKGSRYFWTKNDGLQNQSVLYWATSLKGTPKVLLDPNKLSKDGTVALSAISISHDGKYLAYAVASGGSDWQEWRVRRVDTGADLPDRVRWSKFSGASWTKDNKGFYYSRYDAPKPGQELEAVNYFHKLYYHKINSGQEKDTLIYERKDKKEWGFDGRVTDDGRYLLITVWEGTKRENRVFYKDLGLRSSKVVELLKTADASYGFIGNSGTKFWFQTDLKTPRGRVIEIDIKKPETKYWKTILPEAKEKLESVSHVGRRLVAQYLKDAHSVVKVYSTVGKLVREVKLPVLGSAGGFGGKYTDTTTFFDFQSFAFPRVVYSYAISTGKTEVVFQSKVDVKPADFETKQIFYHSKDGTLVPMFLVYRKGLKLDGASPTLLSGYGGFNISQTPYFSVSRLTWVQMGGVLAIANIRGGGEYGTAWHDAGRLKNKQNCFDDFISAAEWLIDNRYTSPSKLAIQGGSNGGLLVGACVNQRPDLFGAALPAVGVMDMLRFHKWTIGWAWVSDYGSPEREEDFKVLFAYSPYHNVTKGAQYPAVLVTTGDHDDRVVPAHSFKYAAAMQSAQAGDAPILIRIETRAGHGAGKPTDKIIDEVADTYAFLVKNLGLKLPANFGK, from the coding sequence ATGATCGAATTCGGCATCGCACTCGGACTCCTCGCTGCGCCCCTCATGCCGGACGCGCAAGTTACAGACCTCATGAAGCCCAACGACAAGCTCCAGTATCCCGAGACTCGCCGACAGGACGTTTCGGAGATGAAATTCGGCGTTCGAGTCGAAGACCCCTACCGGTGGCTTGAGAACCCGGACGAACCCGATGTGCGGACGTGGATCGAAGCGCAAAACAAGCTCACATTCGATTACCTTGGGCGGATTCCTGAGCGGACGCCTATCAAGGACCGCTTGCGAAAGGTTTGGAACTACGAACGCTTTGGCATCCCCGAGAAGAAGGGCAGCCGCTACTTCTGGACGAAGAACGACGGGCTGCAGAACCAGTCCGTGCTGTATTGGGCAACCTCGCTCAAAGGCACGCCGAAGGTGCTGCTCGACCCCAACAAGTTGAGCAAGGACGGAACGGTCGCCCTCTCAGCGATTTCCATCAGCCACGATGGGAAATATCTCGCTTACGCCGTTGCGAGCGGAGGTTCGGACTGGCAAGAGTGGCGCGTCCGCCGCGTGGATACGGGCGCGGATTTGCCCGACCGGGTCCGTTGGAGCAAATTCTCAGGAGCTTCGTGGACGAAGGACAACAAGGGGTTTTATTACAGCCGCTACGACGCCCCGAAGCCGGGGCAAGAGCTCGAAGCCGTCAACTACTTTCACAAGCTCTATTACCACAAAATCAACTCAGGACAGGAGAAGGATACGCTCATCTACGAGCGCAAGGACAAGAAGGAGTGGGGATTTGACGGGCGGGTCACCGACGACGGCCGTTACCTCCTCATCACCGTGTGGGAAGGCACCAAGCGCGAGAACCGGGTGTTCTACAAGGACCTCGGACTTCGAAGCTCGAAGGTCGTCGAACTCTTGAAAACCGCGGACGCGAGCTATGGCTTCATCGGCAACTCGGGGACGAAGTTCTGGTTTCAGACCGATCTCAAGACTCCGCGGGGCAGGGTCATCGAAATCGACATCAAGAAGCCCGAAACCAAGTACTGGAAGACGATCCTGCCCGAGGCCAAGGAGAAGCTCGAATCCGTCTCGCATGTGGGGCGAAGGCTCGTCGCACAGTACCTGAAGGACGCCCACTCAGTCGTCAAGGTCTACAGCACGGTCGGCAAGCTGGTACGAGAAGTTAAACTGCCCGTGCTCGGATCGGCTGGCGGCTTTGGCGGCAAGTACACCGACACGACCACGTTCTTCGACTTCCAGTCGTTCGCGTTCCCTCGCGTCGTGTATTCCTACGCGATCTCGACCGGCAAGACGGAAGTGGTCTTCCAGTCCAAGGTCGATGTGAAGCCCGCCGACTTCGAAACCAAGCAAATCTTCTACCACAGCAAGGACGGGACGCTCGTTCCGATGTTCTTGGTGTATCGCAAGGGCCTCAAGCTCGACGGGGCGAGCCCCACGCTGCTGTCGGGCTACGGCGGGTTCAACATCTCGCAGACGCCCTATTTCTCTGTGTCCCGGCTCACTTGGGTACAAATGGGCGGTGTGCTTGCGATCGCCAACATCCGCGGCGGGGGCGAATATGGCACCGCTTGGCATGACGCGGGCCGCCTGAAGAACAAGCAGAACTGCTTCGACGACTTCATCTCCGCTGCCGAATGGCTGATCGACAACCGCTACACTTCCCCCTCGAAGCTCGCCATCCAAGGTGGATCGAACGGGGGGCTGCTCGTGGGCGCTTGCGTCAACCAACGGCCCGACCTCTTCGGCGCCGCGCTGCCCGCAGTGGGAGTCATGGACATGCTCCGCTTCCACAAATGGACCATCGGGTGGGCGTGGGTCTCGGACTACGGATCGCCGGAGCGCGAGGAGGATTTCAAGGTCCTGTTCGCCTATTCGCCCTATCACAATGTGACCAAGGGCGCCCAATACCCGGCGGTGCTGGTGACCACGGGCGACCATGACGACAGGGTCGTTCCCGCGCACAGCTTCAAGTACGCCGCCGCCATGCAGTCGGCCCAAGCTGGGGATGCCCCCATCCTGATCCGAATCGAGACCCGCGCGGGGCACGGCGCAGGTAAGCCCACCGACAAGATCATCGACGAGGTCGCCGATACCTATGCGTTCTTGGTCAAAAACCTCGGGCTGAAGTTGCCGGCGAACTTCGGCAAGTAG
- a CDS encoding ABC transporter ATP-binding protein produces the protein MLEVYELTKEYKKLRAVDQLTFTIRPGEIVGLLGPNGAGKTTALRCIAGILRPTLGHVRINGYDLVSDQARAKANLAFVPELPSLYELLTVEEHIRFVAMCYGMDRSYEARANELMKRYNLEEKRRSLVATLSKGMRQKLAITCALIHNANVLLFDEPIVGIDPAGVAEFKAELARARAAGCSILVSTHLLDTAERLCDRVTILAKGRKIAEGTLEELRELSQSEGQTLEEVFLKLTAEKHEAPAVFEL, from the coding sequence ATGCTCGAAGTCTACGAACTCACCAAGGAATACAAGAAGCTCCGAGCGGTCGACCAGTTGACCTTCACGATCCGTCCTGGTGAGATCGTCGGGTTGCTGGGGCCCAACGGAGCGGGAAAGACGACCGCGCTGCGATGCATCGCGGGGATCCTTCGTCCCACTTTGGGACATGTGCGAATCAATGGCTACGATCTGGTGAGCGACCAGGCAAGGGCCAAGGCCAACCTCGCGTTCGTTCCCGAACTCCCGTCGCTCTATGAGCTTCTGACCGTCGAGGAGCACATCCGATTCGTGGCGATGTGCTATGGCATGGACCGCTCCTACGAAGCCCGAGCCAACGAGCTTATGAAGCGCTACAACCTGGAGGAGAAGCGGCGCTCGCTGGTGGCGACTCTGAGCAAGGGCATGAGGCAGAAACTGGCGATCACATGCGCGCTGATCCACAACGCCAACGTACTTCTCTTCGACGAACCCATCGTCGGCATCGACCCCGCCGGGGTGGCCGAATTCAAGGCCGAACTCGCGCGAGCTCGGGCTGCCGGATGCTCCATTCTGGTCTCGACCCACTTGCTCGACACCGCTGAGAGGCTGTGCGACCGGGTGACAATCCTTGCGAAAGGCCGAAAGATCGCCGAAGGCACCCTCGAGGAACTGCGCGAACTGAGCCAATCGGAGGGCCAGACACTGGAGGAAGTGTTCCTGAAGCTCACAGCCGAGAAACATGAAGCCCCTGCTGTATTTGAGCTATAA